The following is a genomic window from Nitrososphaerota archaeon.
CGTTGTGCTGTGTGAAGACCAGGACCCTCTCCTCCGGGTTCTCGCGGAGTATCTCCTCCAGCCGGTCCAGCTTCGCCTCCGAATCGAAGGCGACCTTGACCGCGCGATTCCTCGCGAGGAGGGCCCTTCTCGCTTCCGGGTCCCTGGCCGTCCTCATTATGAACCTCTGGAAGTCCATGGGGGTCCTCATCCAGATGCGGTTCTTCTCCAGGTAGCCGGTGAACTCCCTGTAGTTCCTCTGGTACTCCTCCTTCTCCGCTTCGGTCAGCTCCACATTCACCTTCTCGACGGCGTAGTCGGAGAGATATCTGCCCGCGAGGTCCTCTGGGTCGAGCCTGTAGACGACGCCCCCGATGAGCCTCGGCAGCTCCAAGTGGAGCATGTCGTCCCTCTCGTAGGTCGCGGTGAGGCCCATCCTGTAGGGGGCCGTGAACATCTCCGCTATCTGCCTGAAGCTCTCGGCGGGGAGGTGGTGGGTCTCGTCGGCGATCAGCAGGGAGAACCTGTTCCCCAACTCCGACGCCCTCAGGAAGGCAGAGTCGTAGGTGCAGATCGTAACAGCCTTCAGCGTGTTCTCCCCTCCGCCGTATACCCCGACCTCTATCCCGAGGTCTTCCGCGACCCTCCTCCTCCACTGCTCAAGGAGGTCCAGGGTGGGGACAATCACCACTGCGGGCCTGTTTACCAGTTCGATCGCTTTCATCCCTATCACGGTCTTGCCGGCTCCTGTGGGGAGGACGACCACGCCCCGCCTCCCCGCCCTGTCCCAGGAGTCGAGCGCCTTCCTCTGGTACGCCCTCAGCTCCCCCTTGGACCTCAGCTCCGGGCAGGGAGGGAGGTCCTCCACCCCGTCCTTGACCTCGCCCAGCTCGCTCTTCCTCAGGAAGTCGACTATCTCCCTGTAATAGAGGGCCTGGGCCCTGAACGCCCTCACCCTGTCGTCCCAGGCGGAGTAGGGGACCTTCGCCTCCCCCCTGACGAGGAGGGTCCCCCTGTCATACGACAGGTAGGTGGGCTGCAACGTAGTCGTTCCACCCCGCCGCGGATTTAGTCTTTCTTCGCCTCGCCTGGCTGGCACGCGAACAAGAAATCACCGAATCCTTCGCATGAACAGCCAGGCGGTCCCGACGGAACGCTTTATTGACCGGACACCGCATGTGGGCACGGGCCGAAATCTACGTCAAGAGCTCGGAAGGAACGGGATGGCAGGACACCGCCGCTCAGCCAGTCAGAGTTGACCGCTTTATTCGGCCTCCTCCCCCGCTTCAGGTCAGGTGGGGTGAGCGTCTCCGTGAATGGGATTCCCATGGCGCGGCTCGACTCCGAATCCAAGCTCCTCAGCATAGAGACGGACGGGATGAGGCAGGGCGGCATAAGGCTGGGGAAGATGCTCGGCCTCAAGAGGGGGCGGGGCGGCGTGGGGATGCTGCTAGGGGAGTCGGAGGGGATGGCGAGGAGGCTCTCTGAGATGGGCTGGACGCTCGCGCTCTACGACAAGGACCAGAGGCTGCTGAGCATGGGGAAGGGGGCGTCGAGGCTCACGGGCCACATCGAAGCCAATCCACTAAAGCTGAGGAGGCTGCTGGCGGCCCTCCGGTAAACATGGTCAGCAACGGGTCTACGAGAAAGCGGGGAGGAGCGCCGAAGGCTTGCTTACTTTGACATCAGCGCGACGTTCTTCTCCGCCGATGCCTTCTTTTCGCCCTCTGTCAGGTCCCGCATATGGACAGTGAGGCTCAGGACCCCGTTCAACTCCCAGCCCAGCTGCGAGCCCAGCAGGTTCACCTTCGCGTGCTGGAAGTTCATGTCCAACTGGGAGTGCTTGTCGCTCAGCGCCTCAATCAGCCCCTCGAAGAGCCCTTTCTCCACCTCTTCAGCTTCCTTTGATTCGCTCATGGCTCCGCCGGCTATCGGGCGCGATATATCCGTTTAAGCGAGCGGGCCGCATCAGCAAGAAAGCCGGTTCGCGCGGCCTCGGAGTGACCATAGCAGCTGGTTTTCCGAACGGGCTAGGTCAATAGTCCCGGTCCGAGAGGGAGTCGCAGAGCTCGAAGAGCCTGCTCTTCGCGTCCGACGGCCCGACGGATTGGAGGAGCCTCTTCGCCTCCCCTACATACCGCAGCGCCCTCTCCTGGCAATACTCGACGGAGCCGTTCCGCCGCACTATGTCCTTCATCCTCTCGACCTCCCAGCCCTCGAGCGACGTCCTCCCGGAGAGGCCCTCAGCGAAGCGCCTCTCTTCTCCGGAGCACCTGCTCAGCGCATGAATCGTCACCAGGCTCTTCTTCCCTTCCCTCACGTCTGTGAATACGGGCTTGCCGAGCACCTCCTCGCTCCCCATCACGTCGAGCAGGTCGTCCCGGACCTGGTAGGCCATGCCGAGCCGTTCTCCGAACCTGTATGCCGTCCTTACCTCGGCGTCCGGCGCCCCGGCCACTATCGCGCCGCTGGCTGAAGGGGCAGCCAGGAGCGACGCCGTCTTGAGCCTGATCATCCTCTCATAATCCTTCTCAGTGGCCCGCCCCCTCTCCGCCATCCGCATGTCCAAGAACTCCCCCATTGTCGTGGCCCTGCAGCACTCGCCGACGAGGTCGAAGAGCCTGCAGAGCCTCGCGCTCGGCATCCTATGGTAGCGGGAGACCATCTTCGGGACATAGAATAGGAGCATGTTGGACGCGAGTATCGCATTGGTGAGGCCGTGCCCGTTCACGACAGACTCCTTCCCCCTCCTCTTGTCGGAGCCGTCGATTATGTCGTCCTCCACGAGGGCGGCCGAATGGGCGAGTTCGTACGCCACCGCTATGGGGACCGCCTGTTCGTAGCCTCCGGATAACGCCTCGCACCAGAGCAGGGCCAGCACGGCCCTGACCCTCTTGCCGCCGCTCGACAGGGCGTCCCTCACCGAACTGCCGAGCGCCGACCTCCCGAAGGAGAGGCCGAGGAGCTCCGTGTTCACGCGCTCCACGTACCTGTCCAACCCTGCCATTCCCGGTGCAGCCATCGGTCTCCGCCCGACCGCCCCGCGCTTTAGGCCTTCCAGTGGGAGCATCGCCTGCAGGGATTGCGTGGTCGATGGGCTGGCCGCGGAGCCCCTACCCGTTATTAGCGGCTGGCCCCTCCGGCTTCGATGACCGACTCGGGTTGGCTCTCCCTCAACACTCCGCTCCCTTACTTGGGGGCGATGTATTTTCTCGCGTACCGCCACGACCTCGGAAGGATCGCGAGCTCCTTCCACGACCTCTCGAACGACTCCGAGTGGTATGCCGTCTTCGAACGTCTCGACCTGGCCGGCGCGCGCTAGCGTATCTAAGCTAGAAATGTGCTCTGTTTGGCAGGATATCCCCATTTCTGGTTCGTAAGCTTTCCGTGACGGCGCACGTAGCGAGACTCCAGACGAGCGCCAGCGTGCAAACTAGTACCAAAAACGGCCGTGAATGTGCCCCTCTAGGACTGACGCAGGTAGTGAAGGGTCAAAGCCCTTCCGTGGTGTCTTCATCCTGTATCGAAGACTAGGATGCTATATTGGCTGCCGGAGCATCGGAAAAGCTCCGGAATCGAATGCCCCGGCATGCGGTTCCCGTCCGGCCCGCGTTAGTACTCGCCTAGGGCTGGTCCTGGTCTAAAGTTGACTCGGTTAGAAGACTGGTCGGATCCTGGGCAGGCGAGACTTGGCCAACAGAGAGGACGGTTTTTGAATGACTTCATGCCAGGCCGCGCTCTTGTCAGACTCCGAACGCAGGCTGGTGGCCATCATGTTCACTGACATCGTGGGGTATACCGCGCTGACGCAAGAGAACGAATCAGCCACGATGGCGCTGCTGGAAGGTCATCGGAAACTCATACGCCCAATACTCGCAAGCCACGGTGGACGTGAAATCAAGACAATCGGGGACGCGTTCCTCGTAGAATTCGGGAGCGCGCTGGATGCTACCCTCTGCGCTGTCGCAGTCCAGAGCGCGATAAACGACCTGAGGCTCAGCAGGGGCGGAAGGCTTTCTCTCAGGATAGGCATCCACATAGGGGACGTCGTCGAAAAGGAGAACGACGTCCTAGGCGACGCTGTGAACATCGCGTCTAGGATTGAGTCGCTGGCTGACGCTAACGGGATCTGCATCTCTGGGTCTGTTTTCGAGCAGGTCAGGAACAAGCTCCCTTACGCGCTGGACAAATTGGCCGCGCCAGACCTGAAGAACGTCCGAGAACCCGTAGACGTTTACAGGGTCGTTCTGCCCTGGGGAAAAACCACTCCTGCCGAAGCGGTAACCTGCCCTTCGAACAGGGTTGCAGTACTCCCGTTCGCCAACATGAGCCCAGACCCTAACGATGAATACTTCGCAGACGGGATGACCGAGGAGCTCATCGACAGGCTGGCGCAACTGAAGGGGATCGAGGTTATCGCGCGAACGTCAGTGATGAGCTACAAGAAGAAGGAGAAGAAGGCGTCCGAGATTGCACGAGAGTTAGCCGCGGGGTCGCTGGTGGAAGGGAGCGTCAGGAAGGCGGGGAACAAAGTGAGGGTCACCGCCCAGCTCATCAACGGCTCGACCGAGGGGCACCTCTGGTCTTCCCACTACGACGGCAGCCTCGACGACATTTTCGCGGTACAGAGCGAGATAGCGGAGAAGGTGGCGGGAGAACTGAAGGTCAAGCTTCTCGACTCGGAGAAGAGTGCCATGAAGAAGAAGCCTACCGAAGATACCATGGCCTACACCGATTATTTGCAGGCGATGCAGCTCCTCAACAGGCTTGAAGAGGAGCCTCTCAGGAACGCCTTGGCCCTCTTCCAGCAGGCCATTGAAAGGGACCCCTCCTTCGCCAGGGCGTTTGCGGGCCTGGCCGAGTGCTATACGTGGCTCGCCAACCGGGCTTACATCCCTATCCAGGAAGCCATAGAGAAGGGGCGCGCGGCCGCCCTGAAGGCCATGGAACTGGATCCGGAGCTGGCTGAGGCGCATCACAGCATGGCCTTGATCATGTACATGGCCGACGACCCCGAAGGGAGCATGATTGAGCTTAGGAGGGCGGTTGAACTCAACCCCAACCTGGCCGGAGCATACGTTCTGCTCGCCGAAACATCGGCCGCATTCGGGGACGTTGTCGAGATGGTCAACTCAGCCGAGAAGGGATACCTGCTCGACCCCCTATCCCCTGGTGCGATAACGTGGCTGGGCATGGCTTACTTCTACGCCGGGAAAGGGGAGGAGGCATTGGCGCACTGCAGGAAGACTCTGCACCTGGAGCCGTACCGCACCTACCGTCTCATGTTCGACTACTGCGCGTACACGAGAGACTACGTCAAGGCGGAGCAGTTGTTGAGGGAGCTGGAGAGGATGGGTCCAACCCTGATGCCAACTTTACTCGACAAGGGGTACTTGGCCGCCCTGGCCGGAGACGTCAAGACCGCACACGAAATGATAGCGAAGCTCGAGCCGGGGAAGGGGCTGGGAGACGTCTCTTACGTGGGATTCGTCTACTACGCCCTTGGAGACATGGACAAGTTCTTCGAGTGCATGCTCAGGGCTGCGGATGGCCACATGCTCCGGGCGGCCGAGTTCAGGCTCAGCCCACTCTTCGAGGAAGCGAGGCGGGACCCGCGGTTCGGCGAAGTCTTGAGACGCGGAGGGCTGCCCTACAGCTCACCAGTCCGACAGCTTCCCAGGTAGAGGCATAGAGCTTCACAAGGCTCAAGGAACAGGTGGAAAAACTCGCCGTCGAAAGGACCCACTCAAGAAACCAAGGGAATCCCGTCAGGCCAGCACTTCTGGAGACGAGGGACGATGTGGAGAACCAGGCAGTCGAGCGGA
Proteins encoded in this region:
- a CDS encoding DEAD/DEAH box helicase family protein, whose product is MQPTYLSYDRGTLLVRGEAKVPYSAWDDRVRAFRAQALYYREIVDFLRKSELGEVKDGVEDLPPCPELRSKGELRAYQRKALDSWDRAGRRGVVVLPTGAGKTVIGMKAIELVNRPAVVIVPTLDLLEQWRRRVAEDLGIEVGVYGGGENTLKAVTICTYDSAFLRASELGNRFSLLIADETHHLPAESFRQIAEMFTAPYRMGLTATYERDDMLHLELPRLIGGVVYRLDPEDLAGRYLSDYAVEKVNVELTEAEKEEYQRNYREFTGYLEKNRIWMRTPMDFQRFIMRTARDPEARRALLARNRAVKVAFDSEAKLDRLEEILRENPEERVLVFTQHNDLVYRISKRFLLPFITHTTGKEERYEVLKGFREGRFRAIATSKVLDEGIDVPEASIGVIVSGTGSSREFIQRLGRLLRKSEGKEKARLIELVSRETSETRTSSRRKRARGSRKGRETEAVEEKEGVPEPVVTKGADEGELYEE
- a CDS encoding polyprenyl synthetase family protein; this translates as MAAPGMAGLDRYVERVNTELLGLSFGRSALGSSVRDALSSGGKRVRAVLALLWCEALSGGYEQAVPIAVAYELAHSAALVEDDIIDGSDKRRGKESVVNGHGLTNAILASNMLLFYVPKMVSRYHRMPSARLCRLFDLVGECCRATTMGEFLDMRMAERGRATEKDYERMIRLKTASLLAAPSASGAIVAGAPDAEVRTAYRFGERLGMAYQVRDDLLDVMGSEEVLGKPVFTDVREGKKSLVTIHALSRCSGEERRFAEGLSGRTSLEGWEVERMKDIVRRNGSVEYCQERALRYVGEAKRLLQSVGPSDAKSRLFELCDSLSDRDY
- a CDS encoding adenylate/guanylate cyclase domain-containing protein, which gives rise to MSDSERRLVAIMFTDIVGYTALTQENESATMALLEGHRKLIRPILASHGGREIKTIGDAFLVEFGSALDATLCAVAVQSAINDLRLSRGGRLSLRIGIHIGDVVEKENDVLGDAVNIASRIESLADANGICISGSVFEQVRNKLPYALDKLAAPDLKNVREPVDVYRVVLPWGKTTPAEAVTCPSNRVAVLPFANMSPDPNDEYFADGMTEELIDRLAQLKGIEVIARTSVMSYKKKEKKASEIARELAAGSLVEGSVRKAGNKVRVTAQLINGSTEGHLWSSHYDGSLDDIFAVQSEIAEKVAGELKVKLLDSEKSAMKKKPTEDTMAYTDYLQAMQLLNRLEEEPLRNALALFQQAIERDPSFARAFAGLAECYTWLANRAYIPIQEAIEKGRAAALKAMELDPELAEAHHSMALIMYMADDPEGSMIELRRAVELNPNLAGAYVLLAETSAAFGDVVEMVNSAEKGYLLDPLSPGAITWLGMAYFYAGKGEEALAHCRKTLHLEPYRTYRLMFDYCAYTRDYVKAEQLLRELERMGPTLMPTLLDKGYLAALAGDVKTAHEMIAKLEPGKGLGDVSYVGFVYYALGDMDKFFECMLRAADGHMLRAAEFRLSPLFEEARRDPRFGEVLRRGGLPYSSPVRQLPR